Genomic segment of Bacteroidota bacterium:
TGCACAGTATGCAAGAAATTCCCAGAAAAAATGATCCGTTGGATATTGTTCTAAACTATACATGCCTTGTGCTGCAGCTACTAATGGTACATTATCCACGATCGCTGAAAGAAACCCGATGATGATTGTAATGACGCTTATATTTCCGATCGATCTATCAAGTGAAGAAGCAACGGAGGTCAAAATACCTGTTGACTGCAATGCTGAAACAGCTAATAGAATTCCCAGGAAAAATAAAATACTCGGCGTATCAATTTTTCGTAAAGCATGATTTACCGATAGCAATCCTTTTTCCGCTTCATCTTTTCCGCTATGTATCATTTCTGTTATTACCCACATTAATCCTAAACTAAATACAATTCCCATATAAGGCGGTAAATGAGTTATCGTTTTAAAAACTGGTACAAACAAAAGAGAAGCAATACCGGTGATGAATACCGCTTTTCTTTCATAACCGGTTGAAAACAATTTTTCTTTTTTTAATTCGCTTTTATCTAATGTCCCTTTCATTTGTGAACTAATGAGAAATGCGGGAAGAACAAAACAAACCAATGAAGGAAGAAAAGTTTTAACGATAAGATTGGTTGTCGTGATCTGGTGCCCTAGCCAAAGCATGGTAGTGGTAACATCACCAATCGGGCTCCAGGCACCCCCTGCATTAGCTGCTATTATCACCAACCCTGCAAACATTAGCCTGTCTTTATGTGAGGGTATAAGTTTGCGGAGCAATGAGATCATTACAATCGTAGTTGTCAGGTTATCCAGTATGGATGAAAGGAAAAAAGTGATAAACCCAATTACCCAAACCAGTTTCTTTTTATCAGTATTTTGAATTTTTTCTGTAATAATCTCAAATCCATCGTGGGCATCGATCAGTTCTACGATCACCATCGCTCCAAGCAGGAAAAAAAGTATACCGGCT
This window contains:
- a CDS encoding sodium:proton antiporter: MTVLITAIFILGYLAIAFEHSLKINKAASALLTGVICWSVYALAGNEKEIVSENLSHHLSDIAGILFFLLGAMVIVELIDAHDGFEIITEKIQNTDKKKLVWVIGFITFFLSSILDNLTTTIVMISLLRKLIPSHKDRLMFAGLVIIAANAGGAWSPIGDVTTTMLWLGHQITTTNLIVKTFLPSLVCFVLPAFLISSQMKGTLDKSELKKEKLFSTGYERKAVFITGIASLLFVPVFKTITHLPPYMGIVFSLGLMWVITEMIHSGKDEAEKGLLSVNHALRKIDTPSILFFLGILLAVSALQSTGILTSVASSLDRSIGNISVITIIIGFLSAIVDNVPLVAAAQGMYSLEQYPTDHFFWEFLAYCAGTGGSILIIGSAAGVAAMGMERIQFGWYLKKIAWLALIGYLAGAAVFLMQHYLLHL